A single genomic interval of Longimicrobiales bacterium harbors:
- a CDS encoding glycoside hydrolase family 15 protein: MSTYEAKPTPASSASRPIEDYAIIGDTHTAGLVSREGSIDWMCLPHFDSGACFAALLGDARHGRWLITPDEPVLETKRRYREGTLVLETEFTTAGGVVRLVDCMPPGESIPNVLRLVEGVSGRVSMRMDLVIRYDYGWIVPWVRSEDGHLLAVGGPDALALHTTVDVHGEELSTVANFAVSAGENAPFVLSWYRSHERPPAPLDVAGLVEDAERWWLDWSSRCTYEGPWREAVITSLVTLKALTFEPSGGIVAAATTSLPESLGGVRNWDYRYCWLRDATFTLYSLMLGGHMKEAHAWRNWLLRAVAGDPSQLQIMYGVTGERRLPEMTLDWLPGYANSAPVRVGNAAARQFQLDIFGEVIDALYQARRMGMQYDETAWSTQRAMLDFLESVWQEPDEGIWEVRGPRRHFTHSKMMAWVAFDRAVKTVEQFGLEGPVDRWRRIRDEIHAQVCDRGFDADKGAFTQAYGSKNLDASVLLMTLVGFLPPTDARVQGTVSAIERDLMEDGLVLRYRTSEADDGLPPGEGVFLACSFWLADNYALMGRTDDACALFEKLLSLRNDVGLLAEEYDTKRGRLLGNFPQAFSHVGLVNTAYNLTPRETAPAQERKKER, from the coding sequence GTGAGCACATACGAAGCGAAGCCGACGCCTGCAAGCTCCGCATCACGTCCGATTGAAGACTACGCCATCATCGGCGATACCCACACCGCCGGGCTGGTAAGCCGTGAAGGGTCCATCGACTGGATGTGCCTGCCGCACTTCGACTCGGGTGCCTGTTTCGCTGCGCTGCTCGGTGATGCGCGGCACGGCCGATGGCTGATCACGCCGGATGAGCCCGTGCTCGAGACGAAGCGGCGCTATCGCGAGGGCACGCTCGTCCTCGAGACGGAATTCACGACTGCCGGCGGTGTAGTGCGCCTGGTCGACTGCATGCCGCCCGGCGAATCCATACCGAACGTGCTGCGGCTGGTGGAAGGCGTCTCCGGCCGGGTCTCCATGCGCATGGATCTCGTCATCCGTTACGACTACGGCTGGATCGTACCGTGGGTCCGCAGTGAGGATGGACATCTGCTCGCCGTCGGCGGACCCGATGCGCTCGCGCTGCACACGACCGTGGATGTGCACGGCGAGGAGCTCAGCACCGTTGCGAACTTCGCTGTCAGCGCCGGCGAGAATGCACCCTTCGTCCTCAGCTGGTATCGCTCGCACGAGCGGCCGCCGGCTCCGCTCGACGTAGCGGGGCTGGTGGAAGATGCGGAGCGATGGTGGCTGGACTGGTCGTCGCGCTGCACGTACGAAGGGCCCTGGCGTGAGGCGGTAATCACGTCCCTGGTCACGCTGAAGGCACTCACCTTCGAGCCGTCGGGCGGCATTGTCGCGGCTGCGACCACATCGCTCCCGGAATCGCTCGGCGGCGTGCGCAACTGGGACTACCGCTACTGCTGGCTGCGCGATGCGACATTCACGCTGTACTCCCTCATGCTCGGCGGACACATGAAGGAGGCGCACGCGTGGCGCAACTGGCTGCTGCGCGCCGTTGCCGGCGATCCGTCGCAGCTGCAGATCATGTACGGTGTGACCGGTGAGCGCCGGCTGCCGGAGATGACGCTCGACTGGCTGCCGGGGTATGCCAACTCCGCGCCTGTCCGCGTCGGTAACGCCGCCGCACGGCAGTTCCAGCTGGACATATTCGGTGAGGTGATCGACGCGCTGTACCAGGCGCGCAGGATGGGAATGCAATACGATGAGACTGCGTGGTCGACGCAGCGCGCAATGCTCGACTTCCTCGAGAGCGTGTGGCAGGAACCGGATGAAGGAATCTGGGAGGTGCGTGGACCGCGTCGGCACTTCACCCATTCGAAGATGATGGCGTGGGTTGCGTTCGATCGTGCAGTGAAGACCGTCGAGCAGTTCGGCCTGGAAGGTCCCGTCGACCGCTGGCGACGCATCCGCGACGAGATCCATGCACAGGTGTGTGATCGCGGGTTCGATGCCGACAAGGGCGCGTTCACGCAGGCGTACGGCTCGAAGAACCTGGACGCGAGTGTGCTGCTGATGACCCTCGTTGGATTCCTGCCGCCGACCGACGCACGCGTGCAGGGCACGGTGAGTGCCATCGAGCGGGACCTCATGGAGGATGGTCTCGTCCTGCGTTATCGCACGTCCGAAGCGGACGACGGACTCCCGCCCGGCGAGGGCGTATTCCTCGCCTGCAGCTTCTGGCTCGCCGACAACTACGCGCTCATGGGCCGCACGGATGACGCGTGCGCGTTGTTCGAGAAACTGCTGTCACTCCGCAATGACGTGGGTCTGCTCGCCGAGGAATACGATACGAAACGCGGACGCCTGCTCGGCAACTTTCCGCAGGCATTCTCACATGTCGGCCTGGTGAACACGGCATACAACCTTACACCGCGCGAGACGGCTCCGGCGCAGGAGCGCAAGAAGGAGCGGTGA
- a CDS encoding putative Ig domain-containing protein, protein MRGIRKYWIALAVLLAACDDVTEPHDPHLEVGNVVLEARGDTASLTALSEGVAVMAEWESLDPAIVEVTPGGLARAVAAGTARVRASFAGAADTGTVTVLPAVDIRVSDLSVVTDPTGEQGMRMRVRNDGGRGFFRLEFWRHDPDGSKRRILWYVNETEAEPGLDVEHRNFLGGELAEWVVAYSREPSSEEPVRTSCARLDGETEPCPSDVVDPPAAVDSVRVTPAAAVVYAGDTIQYVARAFADDVELIGREVVWSTPSPDVISLSPTGRAIALRPGYGQVNATVEGVTVAVGLTVASGNPGNTLAVAPINLAAATQGRVYAARLLATGGDGVYAWSLETGALPNGMTLASDGALTGIPAEGGTFTFTVRVTDGGARIATRGLSLIVNRAPTIQTLNLPPGQPGEAYAAQLVATGGTGTYNWSVAGGALPDGLTLSAAGSIAGTPTTVGSTTFTVRVTDQASVTHSRELTIDVAQVGVLVSGNPVTGIGGAAGSARYYGIDVPAGAPRLTVSISGGTGDVDLYVRHGDLPMAYVYDCRPLRSGNDETCTFTAPASGRWYIMLRGHAAYTDVTLTANHDG, encoded by the coding sequence ATGAGAGGAATCCGGAAGTACTGGATCGCACTGGCGGTACTGCTGGCAGCGTGCGATGACGTAACGGAGCCGCACGATCCGCACCTGGAAGTGGGGAACGTGGTGCTCGAGGCACGGGGGGACACGGCATCGCTGACCGCACTTTCGGAGGGCGTGGCCGTGATGGCGGAATGGGAAAGTCTGGACCCGGCGATCGTGGAGGTAACGCCGGGAGGCCTGGCCCGGGCGGTCGCAGCGGGAACGGCCCGCGTGCGTGCGTCGTTCGCAGGCGCGGCGGACACGGGGACGGTCACGGTCCTGCCGGCGGTGGATATCCGGGTGTCGGACCTGTCGGTCGTGACAGATCCGACCGGGGAGCAGGGCATGCGGATGCGGGTCAGGAATGACGGCGGGCGGGGCTTCTTCCGGCTCGAGTTCTGGAGGCACGACCCGGACGGGAGCAAGCGGCGGATCCTGTGGTACGTGAACGAGACGGAGGCCGAGCCGGGGCTCGATGTGGAGCATCGCAACTTCCTCGGCGGCGAGCTCGCGGAGTGGGTCGTGGCGTACAGCAGGGAGCCGTCATCGGAGGAGCCGGTACGTACGAGCTGTGCGCGCCTGGATGGTGAGACCGAGCCATGTCCGAGCGACGTGGTGGACCCACCGGCCGCCGTGGATTCGGTCCGTGTGACTCCGGCAGCGGCCGTGGTGTACGCCGGCGACACGATTCAGTACGTCGCCCGGGCGTTCGCAGACGATGTCGAGCTTATCGGCCGCGAGGTGGTATGGAGCACGCCGTCGCCGGATGTGATCTCCCTGAGCCCGACGGGCAGGGCCATCGCGCTTCGGCCCGGTTACGGCCAGGTCAACGCGACGGTGGAAGGCGTCACCGTAGCCGTGGGGCTCACGGTCGCGTCCGGCAACCCGGGTAACACGCTCGCCGTGGCGCCGATCAACCTGGCAGCGGCCACGCAGGGCCGCGTGTATGCTGCCCGGCTCCTGGCCACAGGCGGTGACGGTGTGTACGCCTGGTCCCTCGAGACCGGGGCCCTGCCAAACGGCATGACACTCGCGAGCGACGGTGCGCTGACGGGGATCCCGGCGGAAGGGGGGACTTTCACGTTCACCGTCCGAGTCACCGACGGCGGCGCCCGTATCGCCACGCGTGGCCTCTCCCTGATTGTCAACCGGGCGCCGACCATCCAGACCTTGAACCTGCCGCCGGGACAACCGGGAGAGGCGTACGCCGCGCAACTGGTGGCGACCGGTGGAACCGGCACCTACAACTGGAGCGTGGCGGGCGGCGCCCTGCCCGACGGGCTGACCCTTTCCGCGGCCGGGTCAATCGCCGGCACCCCGACGACGGTGGGCAGCACGACCTTTACGGTCCGGGTCACGGACCAGGCGTCTGTGACTCATTCGCGCGAGCTCACCATCGACGTCGCCCAGGTCGGCGTGCTGGTGAGCGGAAATCCGGTGACCGGGATCGGCGGCGCTGCCGGGAGCGCGCGGTATTATGGCATCGATGTGCCGGCCGGCGCCCCCCGGCTGACCGTCAGCATTTCGGGTGGCACGGGGGATGTCGATCTCTACGTCCGCCACGGGGATCTGCCCATGGCATACGTGTACGACTGCCGACCCCTGCGGTCAGGGAACGACGAAACCTGCACCTTTACGGCGCCGGCATCCGGCCGCTGGTACATCATGCTTCGCGGGCACGCGGCCTACACGGACGTGACCCTCACGGCGAACCACGACGGGTAG
- a CDS encoding CbbQ/NirQ/NorQ/GpvN family protein — protein sequence MIAPEPPSGNGLREGVRYPGPEPYYLPVGDEISIFEECHRRRLAVMLKGPTGCGKTRFVEHVAWRLGRPLVTVSCHDDLSASDLTGRYLIRGGETVWQDGPLTLAARIGAICYLDEVVEARQDTVVVIHPLTDHRRLLPVDKTGELIEAAEGFQLVVSYNPGYQHVLKDLKPSTRQRFVALEFDFPAEEHEIDIVQHESGVDRAMAHTLVKLGGRIRNLRDRGLAEVPSTRLLVATARLVASGIAPKIACRVGLVAPLSDDADLLAAMHDVVDLTLAG from the coding sequence ATGATCGCACCGGAGCCACCGTCCGGTAACGGGCTGCGGGAGGGGGTGCGCTATCCGGGCCCGGAGCCGTACTACCTGCCGGTTGGTGACGAGATCTCGATCTTCGAGGAATGTCACCGCCGGCGGCTCGCGGTCATGCTCAAGGGCCCGACCGGGTGCGGCAAGACGCGGTTCGTGGAACACGTCGCGTGGCGGCTGGGCCGGCCGCTTGTGACGGTATCGTGTCATGACGACCTGTCGGCCAGCGACCTGACCGGCCGCTACCTGATACGCGGTGGCGAGACCGTCTGGCAGGACGGACCGCTCACACTTGCGGCGCGCATTGGCGCCATCTGCTACCTGGACGAGGTGGTGGAAGCACGGCAGGACACTGTCGTCGTGATCCATCCGCTGACCGATCATCGCCGGCTGCTGCCGGTGGACAAGACGGGGGAGCTGATCGAGGCTGCGGAGGGGTTCCAGCTGGTCGTCTCGTACAACCCCGGATACCAGCATGTGCTGAAGGACCTGAAGCCCAGCACGCGGCAGCGCTTCGTTGCGCTCGAATTCGATTTCCCCGCCGAGGAGCACGAGATCGACATCGTCCAGCATGAGAGCGGTGTAGACCGCGCAATGGCGCACACGCTCGTGAAGCTGGGCGGCCGCATCCGCAACCTGCGGGACCGCGGCCTCGCGGAAGTGCCGAGCACCCGTCTGCTCGTGGCAACCGCACGGCTGGTGGCGAGCGGCATCGCGCCGAAGATCGCGTGCCGTGTCGGTCTGGTCGCGCCACTCTCCGATGACGCAGACCTGCTCGCTGCAATGCACGATGTCGTCGATCTGACTCTGGCCGGCTAG
- a CDS encoding VWA domain-containing protein translates to MSEPEDVILDGAHHATLFVQGLWRRRSADARPDMILLADVRSRLEHFVRATFGVPLAIGVAEPPSIPTWFERLGRRVPRHLIERRTMASTDGIRIRLPRSLPADPAGVGGLLRYRLLTVELAMRALRGTPATLPTDRLIRDLFLVREAQAVAAMLDAELPGLRDALRSARRAERATRPATDLLTPREAAVEAELLAVLDGEPRAAKADDTAASLSWAQEHAEAILALDGPYRGLPEVGLWGRVEKAPSEPSRRSAGTPVEDEAHAPWRVTRMQRRPKVRQALDDEDDDHVGMWMIQLDDPQEHVEDPMGLQRPTDRDDDVDPDELADSLSELPEARLVAAPGRPREVLASDDPPPFGVAHLERSGRRPGLVYPEWDYRKAAYVEHGAVVRERTPPLGDPAWAGSVLVRRAALLAEVRRRFERLRPRRLRLGRQLDGPEVDLSAFVASYADRRAGIGSDNRLYEAVLPARRDVAIALLVDVSGSTDSWIMQDLRVVDVEKEALLVVCDALEALGDPYAIFAFSGEGPECVTVLPIKSFEERSGTVVHRRIAALEPDRYTRMGAAVRHATALLMRKPAGHRLLLVLSDGKPNDVDVYEGRYGVEDSRQAVAEARLQGLHPFCVTVDRQAPAYMPRIFGAGSYSALQHPEHLPAVLVDVLRRLIRR, encoded by the coding sequence GTGTCGGAGCCGGAGGATGTAATCCTCGACGGAGCGCATCACGCCACGCTGTTCGTACAGGGTCTCTGGCGACGCCGTTCGGCGGACGCACGGCCGGACATGATCCTGCTGGCCGATGTGCGGTCCAGGCTCGAGCACTTCGTACGTGCGACGTTCGGCGTCCCGCTCGCCATCGGCGTGGCCGAGCCGCCCTCCATCCCCACCTGGTTCGAGCGCCTCGGTCGCCGCGTGCCACGCCACCTCATCGAGCGGCGCACGATGGCCTCCACGGACGGGATCCGCATCCGCCTGCCCCGCTCGCTGCCCGCCGATCCCGCAGGCGTGGGCGGTCTCCTCCGATATCGCCTGCTGACAGTCGAGCTCGCAATGCGTGCGCTGCGCGGCACTCCCGCGACGCTCCCCACCGACCGGCTGATCCGCGACCTGTTCCTCGTCCGCGAAGCGCAGGCGGTCGCGGCCATGCTCGACGCCGAGCTGCCCGGCCTGCGCGACGCGCTCAGGTCAGCGCGCCGCGCCGAGCGCGCGACGCGTCCGGCCACGGACCTGCTGACCCCGCGTGAGGCTGCCGTCGAAGCCGAGCTGCTGGCAGTCCTCGACGGCGAGCCGCGGGCTGCCAAAGCGGATGACACCGCGGCATCGCTGTCGTGGGCGCAGGAGCATGCGGAAGCCATACTCGCCCTCGACGGTCCATACCGCGGACTGCCGGAGGTCGGCCTGTGGGGCCGTGTCGAGAAAGCGCCGTCCGAGCCATCTCGTCGCTCCGCCGGTACGCCCGTCGAGGACGAGGCGCACGCGCCTTGGCGCGTCACACGGATGCAGAGGCGGCCGAAGGTCAGGCAGGCGCTCGATGACGAGGATGACGACCACGTCGGTATGTGGATGATCCAGCTGGACGATCCGCAGGAGCACGTCGAGGACCCGATGGGACTCCAGCGTCCCACCGATCGCGACGATGACGTCGATCCCGACGAGCTCGCCGATTCGCTGTCCGAGCTTCCGGAAGCGCGCCTGGTCGCTGCGCCGGGCAGGCCGCGCGAGGTGCTCGCCAGCGACGATCCGCCGCCGTTCGGCGTCGCCCACCTCGAGCGGAGCGGACGACGTCCGGGACTGGTCTATCCGGAGTGGGACTATCGCAAGGCCGCCTATGTCGAGCACGGCGCAGTCGTTCGCGAACGCACGCCGCCGCTCGGCGACCCGGCCTGGGCCGGGTCCGTCCTCGTCCGCCGGGCCGCCCTGCTGGCCGAGGTGCGCCGCCGTTTCGAGCGTTTACGACCACGCCGCCTCCGGCTCGGTCGTCAGCTCGACGGTCCCGAGGTGGACCTGTCGGCGTTCGTCGCGTCATACGCCGACCGCCGTGCGGGGATCGGCTCCGACAACCGGCTCTACGAGGCCGTGCTGCCCGCGCGCCGCGATGTCGCCATCGCGCTCCTGGTCGACGTCAGTGGCTCGACGGACAGCTGGATCATGCAGGACCTGCGGGTCGTGGACGTCGAGAAGGAAGCGCTGCTCGTCGTCTGCGATGCGCTCGAGGCGCTGGGCGACCCCTATGCGATCTTCGCGTTCTCAGGCGAGGGGCCGGAGTGCGTAACGGTGCTGCCCATCAAGTCGTTCGAGGAGCGGAGTGGCACAGTGGTACACCGCCGGATCGCGGCGCTGGAGCCCGATCGCTACACACGCATGGGCGCGGCCGTTCGTCACGCGACGGCGCTGCTCATGCGCAAGCCCGCCGGCCATCGCCTGCTGCTTGTCCTTTCCGACGGCAAGCCGAACGACGTCGACGTCTATGAGGGCCGGTACGGCGTCGAAGATTCCCGGCAGGCCGTGGCGGAGGCGCGCCTCCAGGGTCTGCACCCGTTCTGCGTCACGGTCGACCGCCAGGCACCCGCGTACATGCCCCGCATCTTCGGCGCCGGCAGCTACTCCGCGCTCCAGCATCCCGAGCATCTGCCGGCCGTGCTCGTCGACGTTCTGCGACGGCTCATTCGCCGCTGA
- a CDS encoding cytochrome c has translation MTKRHTRLFFIGGTLLFAAIFLGLTIDSHRQFGELTNADMITEDVIEGKHVWHRSNCINCHTLFGEGAYYAPDLTKITQQRGEAYLTAFLRNPSQFYSEEVHRRLMPNPNLNDTEIAQVIAFLDWVANVDNQGWPPRPIVVSSGAMAGSYEEEAPTAATTSDEPVALGQTLFRRPALACTACHAIQPGVTLAGPSLAGIVERAEETVADPSYTGSATDAEGYIRESIVSPSVHLVPGANFSTGPGGISLMPDDYETRLDEEQISQLVAYLATLR, from the coding sequence ATGACGAAGCGCCACACGCGGTTGTTCTTCATTGGAGGCACACTCCTCTTCGCCGCGATCTTCCTGGGGCTGACCATCGACAGCCACCGCCAGTTCGGCGAATTGACGAACGCCGACATGATCACGGAGGACGTGATCGAGGGGAAGCACGTGTGGCACCGCAGCAACTGCATCAACTGCCACACGCTCTTCGGCGAAGGAGCCTACTACGCACCGGACCTGACGAAGATCACGCAGCAGCGAGGTGAAGCCTACCTGACCGCATTCCTGCGAAACCCATCCCAGTTCTATTCCGAGGAAGTGCATCGCCGGCTCATGCCGAACCCGAACCTGAACGACACCGAGATCGCGCAGGTCATCGCGTTCCTGGACTGGGTGGCGAACGTGGATAACCAGGGCTGGCCGCCGCGGCCGATCGTCGTGTCGAGCGGCGCAATGGCCGGATCGTATGAAGAGGAAGCGCCCACGGCTGCCACGACGTCCGATGAGCCGGTCGCCCTCGGCCAGACGCTCTTCCGCCGGCCGGCATTGGCCTGCACCGCATGCCACGCCATACAACCGGGCGTAACGCTCGCCGGTCCAAGCCTCGCCGGCATAGTAGAGCGCGCTGAGGAGACCGTCGCCGATCCGTCCTATACAGGCTCGGCCACCGACGCGGAAGGCTACATCCGCGAGTCGATCGTCAGCCCGAGCGTCCACCTGGTGCCGGGCGCAAACTTCTCGACCGGCCCGGGCGGCATATCTCTCATGCCCGACGACTACGAGACGCGGCTGGATGAGGAACAGATCAGTCAGCTCGTCGCCTACCTCGCAACCCTTCGCTGA
- a CDS encoding cbb3-type cytochrome c oxidase subunit I — protein MRYRTQSISYWYFAFAVCLFGLQMVFGLLAVVKYLGPDPLIDVLPFDRVKAVHTNLLIVWVLTGFMGATYFVVPEESRTDIYSPKLAFWQLGLWVVAGLTAVIGYLFGWTEGNKLLEQPYIVKLAIVVVMLMFLFNILMTIRKAGRWTTTEGVLVAGLGLAALLYLPALVSYDNYTISIFYRWWTIHLWVEGVWEMIQAGLLAYLLIRLSGADREVMEKWLYVIVGLVFIAGILGTAHHYYWVGVPRYWLPIGGLFSALEPLALFVMVAYAYTAMRRSGLSHPNSLALHWTIGSAVFTAFGAGLLGLAHTWPAVNKWTHGTMITPMHGHSAFFGAYVMINLAIMTFALPALTEHREGEDQRLGFAAFWLMVGGMFGMTLAFGTAGISQTYLERIMGLGYLETQLKIQVHMLMLTVTGILFTIGVALFIYDFFRKRPTFTVHADTRAAEEVQPV, from the coding sequence ATGCGCTATCGCACGCAGTCGATCTCGTACTGGTATTTCGCCTTCGCGGTGTGCCTGTTCGGACTCCAGATGGTGTTCGGCCTCCTCGCGGTCGTGAAGTATCTCGGCCCGGACCCGCTCATCGACGTCCTCCCGTTCGATCGGGTCAAGGCCGTACACACGAACCTGCTGATCGTCTGGGTCCTAACCGGATTCATGGGCGCGACGTATTTCGTGGTACCCGAGGAATCGCGCACGGATATTTACAGCCCGAAGCTGGCCTTCTGGCAGCTCGGCCTCTGGGTCGTGGCCGGGCTCACGGCCGTCATTGGCTACCTGTTCGGCTGGACGGAAGGCAACAAGCTCCTCGAGCAGCCATACATCGTGAAGCTCGCGATCGTCGTCGTCATGCTCATGTTCCTGTTCAACATCCTCATGACGATTCGCAAGGCCGGCCGGTGGACGACCACCGAAGGGGTGCTCGTTGCGGGACTCGGCCTTGCCGCACTGCTCTACCTGCCCGCGCTCGTCTCCTATGACAACTACACGATCAGCATCTTCTACCGGTGGTGGACCATCCACCTGTGGGTAGAGGGTGTGTGGGAGATGATCCAGGCAGGACTCCTCGCCTACCTGCTGATCCGGCTCTCCGGCGCCGACCGCGAGGTGATGGAGAAATGGCTCTATGTAATTGTCGGCCTCGTCTTCATCGCCGGCATCCTCGGCACGGCGCATCATTATTACTGGGTCGGCGTACCCCGCTACTGGCTACCGATCGGTGGACTCTTCAGCGCCCTCGAGCCGCTCGCGCTCTTTGTCATGGTCGCGTACGCCTACACTGCCATGAGGCGCTCAGGCCTGTCGCATCCGAATTCGCTGGCGCTCCACTGGACGATCGGCAGTGCCGTATTCACCGCGTTCGGCGCCGGGCTGCTCGGTCTGGCGCACACGTGGCCGGCCGTCAACAAATGGACCCACGGAACCATGATCACGCCGATGCACGGCCACTCCGCGTTCTTCGGTGCGTACGTGATGATCAACCTGGCGATCATGACGTTCGCACTCCCCGCACTCACGGAGCACCGTGAGGGCGAGGACCAGAGGCTGGGCTTCGCCGCATTCTGGCTGATGGTGGGCGGGATGTTCGGGATGACGCTGGCGTTCGGCACCGCCGGCATCTCGCAGACGTACCTCGAGCGGATCATGGGACTCGGCTATCTCGAGACCCAGCTGAAGATCCAGGTGCACATGCTGATGCTGACCGTGACGGGGATCCTGTTCACGATTGGAGTGGCGCTCTTCATCTATGACTTCTTCCGGAAGCGACCCACCTTCACCGTCCACGCGGACACGCGGGCAGCCGAGGAGGTTCAGCCTGTCTGA